The window TTTTAATGTGTTAAAAGCATATGATAACCAATTATGAAACGCCACTAGTAATAAACTGCATTTTTATAACGCTAAAGTCGATGTCATGTATGGGATTAATATTTTTACACTGACTTTCCCGCTATATAAAAAGAAAAATGAAAGCAATGAATATCATTATTCTTTATATGATTTTAATATTTTGAATTCAACAGCTTTTATTGGCGGCGGAATAAGTGGTAATATGGATGATTTAATTCCGACGCCCAACTGTTCTTATTGAGGTTTATTTAGTGCCATATCTTGTGGTATTCAGCACGCTTCTGTTAGTGTGTTGAATTGATTACTTGGTCTTTCGGGAATTAATCTTTTAATTCGCCCCCTTGCCGATATTGCTAAAACGACGATTAATTTTACCAAAACCGCCTTTCCAGTATTTGAAGTTATTCCGGCATTTCAGATGTTATTTGAATTTGTAGTACCGTTAGCAATTTTACTAATGATATTAAAAAAGTTCTCTTAAATATTGCCAATATTTTTTATAATATAATTCCTTTGAAAGGAGGATTTTTCTTTATGCGAAAATTTTTATCAGCTTTAAATTTAGTATGTGTACTGTTTATTTTTGGGTGTAGAAGTAATGTTTATGAAAAAAAATTACAATTTTCTAGTTTAAATAATACATTTTTTAATGTAGAGAGTTTTGGCTCTGCCGGAAGAATAACTTTTTATGATGAAAGTGTTCGTTTTCCAGGTGATATGTCTGAAAAAAGCTTTTTAATCGAAAATCAAAGTATTAATAATCCTATAAAGGATTTTTTTAAACAAGAAGGTGTTTATAAACCAAAACCATCTGAAGATATATTGACTACTTATGGCTGAGAAATTCCTAAACTTGAAAGTATTAAAGTGTCATTTGTTTATTTAGATAGATATCAATTAAATAAACCACAATATTTTATAAGTTCATTTTTAGCAAAAATACCTAATTAATTAGCAATTTTAATAAATATGTTTGAAAATCGTATTTTTTGCAATGCGATTTTCTTAATTTAAGGAGTTTAAAAAATGAAATATATTATTTCCCAAGGTGATTTAGCTGATTTAAAAGCAAAAATCCAAAGTTGACTAAGTGCTAATTGCCGTAATTCTTATTACTATAAAACTAAAAAACGCATTACTGCCTATTTAAATTTATGTACTTATTTCTATATTGAAGAAACTACTTTAACAAAACTTATTAAAAAATATTTTAAGAATGCAACGAAAACCTTTTATCGTTGGGCGGAAAAAATTATGACCGCTTATTATTCTGATAATTTAGATTTGTTATTGTTTAAAACTACAAAACCACAAAATCTTAATTATCAATATAGTTTAAATTCTCGTGAAAAGGTATGTGATTTATATTTTGATTATAAAAATCTTCAAGCAGGTGGAATGTGGTCTTTATTTAACAATTTAAAAATTGGTTTCCACGATGCTAAAAATTCAGAAGTTCCGAAAAATATTAAAACTTTTTATCGTTGAATTAAATCCGACCCTCGTTGAAAAGAATTAAAACAGCAAATCAAACAAACAAAACGCCATTTTAAGCGTTATGAAGTTTCTGAGATTGGTCTTTTACAAATGGATGCCAAAATTATTACCACATCAAATTTTCCGGTTGATAAAAAATATTATATTTATGATTTCATTGACGAAATAACACGAATAGTATTTGGTTATGTTTATGATAGTTTAGGAACTAACAATGCCCTTAATGCCGTGCAAAGAGCAATGAAAGATTTCGGCGAACTTGGCATAACCATTAAACGCCTTCGTACTGACAATGCTCCGGAATTTACTACTACTAATTGAAGTAATAAAAAAGCATACAAAGTAAAAGAAAGGCCTTTTACAACCTTTCTTTCAAGAAATGGGGTTATCCATGAAACCACTCCAATTCGTTCACCACAAAGTAACGGTAAAATTGAGCGGTTCCATCAACATTATACTAAATTATTTTATGCTAAGGATAAAAAATTAAATCAAAATGAACTTCAACATTATTTAAATAAATATTATTACTTTTATAATTTTGAACGCAGTCATTAGACTTCTTGCATTACTTATTTATTAAACAAAATTCCTATAAAATATATTTAAAATAGAAATTATAAGGAATTTAAGATTATGAAATTTGATAAATTTAATTTTATTAATGATAAAGAATTATTACGATTAACTGGAATAAAGCAAAGTACTTTTAATAAAATGTTAAATATTTTAAAAGAAGCTGAGTTAAAAAAGTTTAAAAGAGGTGGTAAAAATAATAAATTATCATTAGAAAATAGATTATTGATGACTTTATCATATTGACGAGAATATCGTACTTATTTTCATCTTGGTAAAAGTTTTGATATTAGTGAAGCTAGTTGTTATCGAAATATCAAGTGAATTGAAGATATTTTAATCAAACATCCTGATTTTCAACAACTTGCTGGTAAAAAAGCATTAATAAATGATTATTTTAATGATAAAACAATTATTATTGATGCTACAGAAACACCCATTCAACGCCCAAAAAAAGACAAAAACAATCTTATTCAGGAAAAAAGAAAAAACACACTATTAAAACACAAGTAATTATTGAAAAAGAAAGCAAAATAATTATTGCAACAAATTTTTCTCTCGGTAAAAAGCATGATTTTTGTTTATTTAAAGAATCAAAAATCCCAATTTTAAAAAATACTAAATTAATAGTTGATAATGGTTATCAAGGAATACAAAAAATTCATAGTAATGTTCTAATACCTAAGAAAAAAACAAAGAAAAACCCTTTAAATAAAGAACAAAAACATAATAATAAATTAATTTCAAAAATGAGAATTATTATTGAAAATATTTTTGCTATTCTTAAAAAATTTAAAATTATTACTGAAAAATATCGTAATCGTAGAAAACGATTTAGTTTAAGATTTAATTTAATTGCTTCAATTTATAATTTGCAATTATAGATAACATAAAATATTTATTTAAAATTAAATTTAAATAATAAAATAATTTTTTGTTGTGTCAAAATTTACACATTTAATAAAATCCATAAGTATTAACCTAATAAAAGTTAGAAATTACTATATAGTATTTTTTATTTACAAATAATTTGTAATTATTTTAATAAGTAATGCAAGAAGTCTATTCATCTTTAAACACCAAAACTCCTTTTCAAACATTACAAAAAATTTTAACAAAGTAATTTTTTTATTTCGCTTGCAAATAATTAAAATTGTTTGCTCCTGTTGCAATTAAAATAATTGTTCCTAAAAATGATATTTCTACACAAAATACTATTGAAAATTATTAGAATATTTTAAAAGGGTTAATCTGTCTTTTTCATTTCTAGCTTCAACTAATTTAGAAGATAATAAATCAAATTCTGAATCATTTTGAGTTTGTTTCATTTTTTCGCGAATCTCTTTTAATTCTTGTTCTAAAAAAGAAATTCTATTATTTAATTCTTGTTTTCCTCAAATTTTATTGTGAATTTTGATTCCTGTATCAATAGTTTGTGCAGTATTGGCCAAAATCCCTGTTACGCTTTCTACTATTTCAAGACCATGTCTTAATTTACTAGTTCTGCTTCGTTTGGGTTCTCTTTTATTTCTAATTAAATTTTCTGAATTATTTTTTTGTTGATAATTAATTTCCCTTTTCGCTGGAGCTGGAGCGTTTCCAACAAGTCCTGCCATACCGCTTCCAGCGATAGTAATTGTCCCTAAAAATCCTAGTAATTTTTTCATATTAATTAACTTCCTTTTCGTGAATTTTTACTAATTAATAAAATTTACCGAGCAATCAACATCCTTTCTCCAAAAAATTAATCTGGAATCTCTTTACCTTGGAATTTCATTATAGCTGAATTATACTTGTAAGTGCAAGTAAATAAAATTGCAAAAAATCTCATATAAAAATTTCATGATGCTAAGTTTATTTTAGAAAAAACAAAGCAAGGAGTTTTTATATGGGTTACAAACATCTTGGCATATATGAAAGAATTTATATTGAGAATCAATTGAAGTTTAAAGTAAAAATTAGTGAAATAGCTAAAAATCTTAATCGAAGTATTAGTACTATTATTCGAGAAGTCAATAGAAATAAAGATAGTAATCATTATTTTTCATTAATTGCACAAAATAAAGCAGAAAACAGAAAACAATCACATGTTTATTTTCATAAGTTTAAAAATAGAGAATTAGTAAAATATGTACAACAAAAATTACTATTAGGTTGATCGCCTGAACAAATTTATGGCAGAATTAAAAATTTTCATAAAGAATGAATTATTAGTTTTAAAACAATTTACAATTGAATTTATTCTGGATTACTTGAAAAAGTTACTAATAAAAATTTAAGAAGAAAAGGTAAGAAACGAAAATCTCAAGAAAATCGCGGTAAATTTAATGGTAAATCAATTAAAGAACGAAATATTAATGTTAATAATCGTATAACTGTTGGTCATTGAGAAGGTGATACTGTAGTATCATCACGAGGTAAAAGTAAATCATGTTTAATAACTTTAGTTGAAAGAACATCAAGATTTACTTTAGCAATGTTAGTTGAAAATAGAACTACTAAAGTTGTTAACGAAAACATTAGCCATTATTTATCAATTCTTCCAAATAATCTTGTTAAGACTATAACATTTGATAGGGGTAAAGAATTTTCTAATTGACAACAACTTGAAAAAAATTTAAATGTGAAAATTTATTTTGCTAATGCGTATTCGCCTTGACAAAGAGGTACTAATGAAAATACTAATGGTTTAATTAGAGAAAAATTTCCTAAAAAATTTAATTTTTCAAATACTACTAAAAATGCAGTTCATAAATTTATATTGTCTTTAAACCAAAGACCAAGAAAAATACTAAATTATCTTTCACCAATCGAATATTTGGTTAGAAAAATAATTTAGTTGCACTTAACTTTACAATTTGGCATTATATTTCATAGTGTTGTTATTATAATTTGAATATTTTTAACGGTCCTTCAAATTAAAGGGGATAAATTTTTTAAAGATTTTATACCATTAAATTTTCAAAGTGTATTTTTTAATGTTTATATTTGATTATTAATTATTTATTTCTTAATAACTGGTATTAAGTTAATTATTAGGGGTTATTACTTTAATAAAGTTTTTAGAAAGCATCAAATGCAAGTTGCTAATTGTGAATGTCCACAACATCAACATTATAAATTTTCTGATGCTTTTGAAGCGATAAAAAAGAGTTTTAAGGCGTGATGAAATGCATAAGATTATTTCTTGATTTATTATAATGTTTATTGGTTTGGTGCCATTAGGGGCTTTCTTTGATACAAAACAACCACCAAAACCCAATATGGAACAATCCTCCTTTATGAAACGAGAAAAACGAACTGTAAACTCTAATACTTGTGATAATGTTTGTGAAGTACAATTTTCTAAAATTGGTAAAAGTGCTTGAATTAGTAGTAATTTTTTGTATAGACCTCAATATTTAGAAATTGATGCCAATGATTTAAATATTCCTAATTATCTCAATGAACAAGTATCACATAATGGTAAATTTACAATAAGAAATACCGAACAAAATAGTGTCATTGGATTTGCTTTTTATTTATTAGTTGATGTACGAAGTAATGTTTATAACCAACTTGGTGATTTTTACCGTAATAATGGTACTCGTAAATCTGCATTTTCTAAGGATTTTTATGTAATAGATACTTTGGTTGATGTTAAAATTTCTATTCATAAATTAGAAGACGGATTTTATTTAACTTCATTCTCAGCGGAAATGCCCCCTTTACCAGAAAAAGATAACGAACAACCATTGCCTACGGAAATAACTAAAAATGATGGTGAATATCAATATAATCAGTTTCAAGATAAACTTGATTATTTAATGATACAACGCCGAGATTTTGATAAATTTAATTATAGTTATTTATATTGAGTTCCAATTTTTAATTTCTTTGATGAGAATTTTAAATATATGAGTGAAATATCAATTAAATTAAATGGTTTTAAACAAAATAGTAAATTTAGTTTAAGTCGCAAAAATTCATATCCATCCGGTTTTATTGAAAAAGTTATTTTTAGGGAACTTTCCTTTTCTAGTTTTGGTGATGTTATTACTGTAAAAACTGAGCATGGTAGCATTGTGGGTGCTAATGAGTTTTTAGAAAATGGTAAATCACTTTGAAAATCTGGCTCGCGAACAAGTTTTGGAAGAGATTTTATTAATACCTTTTTTGGACAAGTTAATTATTATGGTAATACCTTCCATTTTTTACGCTATGATGATAAATTAAAAACTGATTTTAAAGATTTTATGCTTTATTACCAAAAAGATTTAACTGTTGATTTTATTAATGGTTTATTTAATAAAATTTATAAAGTTTTAGGTGAGTTTTTTGTACAATTCTTTTATGCGAGCTTTGATACAGATGCCTCTACTTATGTAGAATTAGATTACAAAGGGATGCAACAAATCCCTAAAAATGTTTTACAAATGGGTTTTTTCTATCGTTCCTTAATTACTTTTTATCCCAAACAGTATTTAATTAACTTTGGTTCAACAATCGAAAATAGTAAAAATATGATTTTTCGTTCTTATTTCTTTGTTAAAGATAAACAAATTGTCAATGGTTTTAACACTGGCAAAAGTTCTTATCAAGTAGATTTTAATGTGTTAAAAGCATATGATAACCAATTATGAAACACTACTAGTAATAAATTGTATTTTTACAATGCCAAAGTTGATGTGATGTATGGAATTAATATTTTTACGCTAACTTTTCCACTATATAAAAAGAAAAACGAAAGTACTGAATATCATTATTCTTTATACGATTTTAACATTTTGAATTCAACAGCTTTTATTGGTGGGGGAATAAGTGGTAATATGGATGACTTAATTCCTACGCCCAACTGTTCTTATTGAGGTTTATTTAGTGCCGTATCTTGTGGCATTCAGCACGCTTCTGTTAGTGTGTTAAATTGATTACTTGGTGTCTTTCTGGGATTAATCTTTTAATTCGCCCGCTTGCGGATATTGCCAAAACAACGATTAATTTTACGAAAACTGCTTTCCCGGTGTTTGAAGTTATTCCGGCATTTCAGATGTTATTTGAATTTGTAGTGCCCTTAGCAATTTTGCTAATGATATTAAAAAAGTTTTCTTAAATGTTTCCAATATTTTTATATAAAATATAATTCCTTTGAAAGGAGGATTTTTATTTATGTGAAAATTTTTATCAGCTTTAAATTTAGTATGTATAATGTTTGTCTCGGGATGTAGTAAAAATAGTAATGATTTAAAAACATATAAATTACAATTTTCTAAAATTGGTAAAAGTGCTTGAATTAGTAGTAATTTTTTGTATAGACCTCAATATTTAGAAATTGATGCCAATGATTTAAATATTCCTAATTATCTCAATGAACAAGTATCACATAATGGTAAATTTACAATAAGAAATACCGAACAAAATAGTGTCATTGGATTTGCTTTTTATTTATTAGTTGATGTACGAAGTAATGTTTATAACCAACTTTGTGATTTTTACCTTAATAATAGTGCTCGTAAATCTGCATTTTCTAAGGATTTTTATGTAATAGATACTTTGGTTGATGTTAAAATTTCTATTCATAAATTAGAAGACGGATTTTATTTAACTTCATTCTCAGCGGAAATGCCTCATTAATTTAGTAATTTAATAACCATTCTTGAAAATCGTATTTTTTTAATACGGTTTTCTTAATCTTAAGGAGTTTAAAAAAATGAAATATATTAGACTTCTTGCATTACTTATTTATTAAACAAAATTCCTATAAAATATATTTAAAATAGAAATTATAAGGAATTTAAGATTATGAAATTTGATAAATTTAATTTTATTAATGATAAAGAATTATTACGATTAACTGGAATAAAGCAAAGTACTTTTAATAAAATGTTAAATATTTTAAAAGAAGCTGAGTTAAAAAAGTTTAAAAGAGGTGGTAAAAATAATAAATTATCATTAGAAAATAGATTATTGATGACTTTATCATATTGACGAGAATATCGTACTTATTTTCATCTTGGTAAAAGTTTTGATATTAGTGAAGCTAGTTGTTATCGAAATATCAAGTGAATTGAAGATATTTTAATCAAACATCCTGATTTTCAACAACTTGCTGGTAAAAAAGCATTAATAAATGATTATTTTAATGATAAAACAATTATTATTGATGCTACAGAAACACCCATTCAACGCCCAAAAAAAGACAAAAACAATCTTATTCAGGAAAAAAGAAAAAACACACTAT is drawn from Spiroplasma endosymbiont of Asaphidion curtum and contains these coding sequences:
- a CDS encoding DDE-type integrase/transposase/recombinase codes for the protein MKYIISQGDLADLKAKIQSWLSANCRNSYYYKTKKRITAYLNLCTYFYIEETTLTKLIKKYFKNATKTFYRWAEKIMTAYYSDNLDLLLFKTTKPQNLNYQYSLNSREKVCDLYFDYKNLQAGGMWSLFNNLKIGFHDAKNSEVPKNIKTFYRWIKSDPRWKELKQQIKQTKRHFKRYEVSEIGLLQMDAKIITTSNFPVDKKYYIYDFIDEITRIVFGYVYDSLGTNNALNAVQRAMKDFGELGITIKRLRTDNAPEFTTTNWSNKKAYKVKERPFTTFLSRNGVIHETTPIRSPQSNGKIERFHQHYTKLFYAKDKKLNQNELQHYLNKYYYFYNFERSH
- a CDS encoding IS5 family transposase (programmed frameshift); translated protein: MKFDKFNFINDKELLRLTGIKQSTFNKMLNILKEAELKKFKRGGKNNKLSLENRLLMTLSYWREYRTYFHLGKSFDISEASCYRNIKWIEDILIKHPDFQQLAGKKALINDYFNDKTIIIDATETPIQRPKKGQKQSYSGKKKKHTIKTQVIIEKESKIIIATNFSLGKKHDFCLFKESKIPILKNTKLIVDNGYQGIQKIHSNVLIPKKKTKKNPLNKEQKHNNKLISKMRIIIENIFAILKKFKIITEKYRNRRKRFSLRFNLIASIYNLQL
- a CDS encoding IS30 family transposase, with translation MGYKHLGIYERIYIENQLKFKVKISEIAKNLNRSISTIIREVNRNKDSNHYFSLIAQNKAENRKQSHVYFHKFKNRELVKYVQQKLLLGWSPEQIYGRIKNFHKEWIISFKTIYNWIYSGLLEKVTNKNLRRKGKKRKSQENRGKFNGKSIKERNINVNNRITVGHWEGDTVVSSRGKSKSCLITLVERTSRFTLAMLVENRTTKVVNENISHYLSILPNNLVKTITFDRGKEFSNWQQLEKNLNVKIYFANAYSPWQRGTNENTNGLIREKFPKKFNFSNTTKNAVHKFILSLNQRPRKILNYLSPIEYLVRKII
- a CDS encoding transposase family protein, producing the protein MKFDKFNFINDKELLRLTGIKQSTFNKMLNILKEAELKKFKRGGKNNKLSLENRLLMTLSYWREYRTYFHLGKSFDISEASCYRNIKWIEDILIKHPDFQQLAGKKALINDYFNDKTIIIDATETPIQRPKKDKNNLIQEKRKNTLLKHK